Proteins from one Deinococcus actinosclerus genomic window:
- the thiC gene encoding phosphomethylpyrimidine synthase ThiC translates to MTTLTPPPTDPATEALTILDPELTAPFPNSEKVYLTGTIHAGVRVPARRIRQSPTLERVGDLTRTVPNPAVLVPDTSGPYTDARLSVDLRAGLGHARPWLAGDTRLALAQERHHPALDVSGPLPFPRVPRPRRARPGAGITQLQAARRGEITPEMEFVALREALRQDPDFDLTHQHTGQGFGAAIPREITPEFVRAEVARGRAVIPANINHPELEPTVIGRNFRVKINANLGTSIVTSSIEEEVGKMIWATRWGADTIMDLSTGRHIHPTREWIVRGSAVPVGTVPIYQALEKVGGVAEDLTWAVYRDTLIEQAEQGVDYMTVHAGVRLAHLPLTARRRTGIVSRGGSILAKWCLAHHRENFLHTHFADICEILAAYDITFSLGDGLRPGSIEDANDAAQFAELDTLGELTRVAWDHGVQTMIEGPGHVPMQLIRENMTRQLDVCQEAPFYTLGPLTTDIAPGYDHITSAIGAAQIAWYGTAMLCYVTPKEHLGLPDRQDVRDGVIAYRIAAHAADLAKGHPGAQARDNALSKARFEFRWEDQFNLSLDPLKARALHDETLPADAAKTAHFCSMCGPHFCSMKLSHDLRAPDVLAGLEEKAREFRALGGEVYVPRQEQAPEGEA, encoded by the coding sequence ATGACCACCCTGACCCCACCCCCGACCGACCCCGCGACCGAAGCCCTGACGATCCTCGACCCGGAGCTGACCGCGCCGTTCCCGAACAGCGAGAAGGTGTACCTGACCGGCACCATTCATGCAGGGGTGCGGGTGCCCGCGCGGCGCATCCGGCAGTCGCCGACCCTGGAGCGCGTGGGCGACCTGACCCGCACGGTCCCGAACCCGGCGGTCCTCGTGCCGGACACCAGCGGGCCGTACACGGACGCCCGCCTGAGCGTGGACCTGCGCGCCGGGCTGGGCCACGCGCGGCCCTGGCTGGCCGGGGACACCCGGCTGGCACTGGCGCAGGAGCGGCACCACCCCGCGCTGGACGTCAGCGGCCCGCTGCCGTTCCCGCGCGTGCCCCGCCCCCGCCGCGCCCGCCCCGGTGCGGGGATCACGCAGCTGCAGGCGGCGCGCCGCGGCGAGATCACCCCGGAGATGGAATTCGTCGCCCTGCGCGAGGCGCTGCGGCAGGACCCGGATTTCGACCTGACCCACCAGCACACCGGGCAGGGGTTCGGGGCCGCCATCCCGCGCGAGATCACGCCGGAATTCGTCCGGGCGGAGGTCGCGCGGGGCCGCGCGGTGATCCCCGCGAACATCAACCACCCGGAACTGGAACCCACCGTGATCGGGCGGAACTTCCGCGTGAAGATCAACGCGAACCTCGGCACCAGCATCGTGACCAGCTCCATCGAGGAGGAGGTCGGGAAGATGATCTGGGCGACCCGCTGGGGCGCGGACACGATCATGGATCTCTCGACCGGGCGGCACATCCACCCCACCCGCGAGTGGATCGTGCGCGGCAGCGCCGTGCCGGTCGGCACCGTGCCGATCTATCAGGCGCTGGAGAAGGTCGGGGGCGTGGCCGAGGACCTCACCTGGGCCGTGTACCGCGACACGCTGATCGAGCAGGCCGAGCAGGGCGTGGACTACATGACCGTCCACGCGGGGGTGCGGCTGGCGCACCTGCCGCTGACCGCGCGGCGGCGCACCGGGATCGTGTCGCGCGGCGGGAGCATCCTCGCCAAGTGGTGCCTCGCGCACCACCGCGAGAACTTCCTGCATACGCACTTCGCGGACATCTGCGAGATCCTCGCCGCGTACGACATCACCTTCAGTCTCGGGGACGGCCTGCGCCCCGGCAGCATCGAGGACGCGAACGACGCCGCGCAGTTCGCGGAGCTGGACACGCTGGGCGAACTCACCCGCGTCGCGTGGGACCACGGCGTGCAGACCATGATCGAGGGCCCCGGCCACGTGCCCATGCAGCTCATCCGCGAGAACATGACCCGCCAGCTCGACGTGTGCCAGGAGGCGCCTTTCTACACGCTGGGGCCACTCACGACCGACATCGCGCCCGGCTACGACCACATCACGTCCGCGATTGGCGCGGCTCAGATCGCGTGGTACGGCACCGCCATGCTCTGCTACGTCACGCCCAAGGAGCACCTGGGCCTCCCGGACCGGCAGGACGTGCGCGACGGCGTGATCGCGTACCGCATTGCCGCGCACGCCGCGGACCTCGCCAAGGGCCACCCCGGCGCGCAGGCCCGCGACAACGCCCTCAGTAAAGCCCGGTTCGAGTTCCGCTGGGAGGACCAGTTCAACCTGTCCCTGGACCCCCTGAAGGCCCGCGCGCTGCACGACGAGACGCTGCCCGCCGACGCGGCGAAGACCGCGCACTTCTGCTCGATGTGCGGCCCGCACTTCTGCTCCATGAAACTCAGTCACGACCTGCGCGCCCCCGACGTGCTGGCCGGACTGGAGGAGAAGGCCCGCGAGTTCCGCGCGCTGGGCGGCGAGGTGTACGTGCCGCGCCAGGAACAGGCGCCCGAGGGGGAGGCGTGA
- the thiE gene encoding thiamine phosphate synthase, which produces MNLGCLYLVATPRAGQPEPEFLARLEAALDGGVDTLQLRCKDWEAGAYIALGERVAALARPRGVPFFINDRVDVAAACGADGVHLGQGDLPPAWARRLAPGLRLGLSTHAPAQAHAALAEAPAYIAAGPVHATPTKPGRAPAGLAYVRAVAALKPPLPWYAIGGIDTSNVHEVLTAGATRVAVVRAVLDARDPAQAASDLLGALRGVPA; this is translated from the coding sequence GTGAACCTCGGCTGCCTGTACCTCGTCGCCACGCCCCGCGCCGGGCAACCGGAACCCGAGTTCCTGGCGCGCCTTGAGGCTGCGCTGGACGGTGGGGTGGACACGCTGCAACTGCGCTGCAAGGACTGGGAGGCAGGGGCGTACATCGCGCTGGGCGAGCGGGTGGCGGCGCTGGCCCGCCCGCGCGGCGTGCCCTTCTTCATCAACGACCGCGTGGACGTGGCCGCCGCGTGCGGCGCGGACGGGGTGCACCTGGGGCAGGGGGACCTGCCGCCCGCCTGGGCACGCAGGCTCGCGCCGGGGCTACGCCTGGGCCTGAGCACGCACGCGCCCGCGCAGGCGCATGCCGCGCTGGCCGAGGCCCCTGCGTACATCGCCGCCGGGCCGGTGCACGCCACGCCCACCAAACCGGGCCGCGCGCCCGCCGGACTGGCCTACGTGCGCGCCGTGGCCGCGCTGAAGCCCCCGCTGCCCTGGTACGCCATCGGTGGGATCGACACCTCGAACGTCCACGAGGTGCTGACCGCCGGGGCGACCCGCGTGGCGGTCGTGCGCGCCGTGCTGGACGCCCGCGACCCCGCGCAGGCGGCCTCTGACCTGCTGGGGGCGCTGCGGGGGGTGCCCGCGTGA
- the thiS gene encoding sulfur carrier protein ThiS, with protein MTGPATLTVNGEARPLTPGLTLHALLRDLNVNPSRVAVGVNDDVYPGARAPHRTLEAGDVIEIVRVIGGG; from the coding sequence GTGACCGGCCCCGCCACCCTGACCGTGAACGGCGAGGCGCGGCCCCTCACGCCCGGCCTGACCCTGCACGCCCTGCTGCGTGACCTGAACGTGAACCCCTCGCGCGTGGCGGTGGGCGTGAACGACGACGTGTACCCCGGCGCCCGCGCGCCGCACCGCACCCTGGAGGCCGGAGATGTCATCGAGATCGTCCGCGTTATCGGGGGGGGCTGA
- a CDS encoding thiazole synthase, producing MKQHPHTPDPLTLGGKTFTSRLMTGTGKFTDFGVMREALAASGSQIVTVAIRRVELRAPGHDGLLDALNWDALQLLPNTAGCRTADEALRVARLARVATGVNWIKLEVIPDARYLLPDPVGTLRAAEALAADGFTVLPYVQADAVLARALEDAGCAAVMPLASPIGSGRGLRSPELLRTVLDGARVPTIVDAGLGVPSDAAQALELGADAVLVNTAIAEARDPVGMAHAFALGVQAGRAAFLAGRMPERAQASPSSPTSGVVRLPDPEVPV from the coding sequence ATGAAGCAGCATCCGCACACGCCCGACCCCCTCACCCTCGGCGGGAAGACCTTCACCTCGCGCCTGATGACGGGTACGGGCAAGTTCACGGATTTCGGCGTGATGCGCGAGGCGCTCGCCGCGAGCGGGTCGCAGATCGTGACCGTCGCCATCCGCCGCGTGGAGCTACGCGCGCCGGGGCACGACGGCTTACTGGATGCCCTGAACTGGGACGCCCTGCAACTCCTCCCGAACACCGCCGGGTGCCGCACCGCCGACGAGGCCCTGCGGGTCGCGCGGCTGGCGCGCGTGGCGACCGGCGTGAACTGGATCAAGCTGGAGGTCATCCCCGACGCCCGCTACCTCCTGCCCGACCCGGTCGGCACGCTCCGCGCCGCCGAGGCACTGGCCGCCGACGGGTTCACGGTGCTGCCGTACGTGCAGGCGGACGCGGTGCTGGCCCGCGCGCTGGAGGACGCGGGGTGCGCCGCCGTGATGCCCCTGGCGAGCCCCATCGGCTCCGGGCGGGGCCTGCGCAGCCCCGAGCTGCTGCGGACCGTGCTGGACGGGGCGCGCGTGCCCACCATCGTGGACGCGGGCCTGGGCGTCCCGAGCGACGCGGCGCAGGCACTGGAACTCGGCGCGGACGCCGTGCTGGTGAACACCGCGATTGCCGAGGCGCGCGACCCGGTCGGCATGGCCCACGCCTTCGCGCTGGGCGTGCAGGCGGGCCGCGCGGCGTTCCTCGCGGGGCGCATGCCGGAACGCGCGCAGGCCAGCCCCAGCAGCCCCACGAGCGGGGTGGTGCGCCTGCCCGACCCGGAAGTGCCCGTGTGA
- a CDS encoding NAD(P)/FAD-dependent oxidoreductase, with amino-acid sequence MNRAREVIVVGGGLIGSLVAFTLRRAGADVLVLDADRPGAAWRAAAGLLTPDGERLRGTPLHADALEGLRRWPALAAQLERSGLPIHLRPGVARVQRGGGVACTPGEGSLHPPSVVRAARQGLEVMAAQVQGLVPSGGGVRVRTDAGDWFAGQVILAAGAWSGALGVDVGAQQGQALLLRGAEDVGARYGPPARGCSRYALSRPDGLYVGATSRDTWATTPDAHAARWLRGAARTLVPGADGAEVAAHLVGLRPVTPDGRPLVGQHPTLPGVLVAAGHGRHGSLLAPVTAARVLALAERGVKMNCGEPQANPTGGRGNNHRSSGDGRTSGGVPDVRESYESGVSA; translated from the coding sequence GTGAACCGCGCGCGGGAGGTGATCGTGGTGGGCGGCGGCCTGATCGGGTCGCTGGTGGCGTTCACGCTGCGTCGGGCGGGCGCGGACGTGCTGGTGCTGGACGCGGACCGGCCGGGCGCGGCGTGGCGGGCGGCGGCGGGCCTGCTCACCCCGGACGGCGAGCGGCTGCGCGGCACGCCCCTGCACGCGGACGCGCTGGAGGGCCTGCGCCGCTGGCCGGCGCTGGCGGCGCAGCTGGAACGGTCTGGGCTGCCCATTCACTTGCGCCCCGGCGTGGCCCGCGTGCAGCGCGGCGGTGGGGTGGCCTGCACACCGGGGGAGGGGAGCCTGCACCCGCCCTCGGTGGTCCGCGCCGCCCGGCAGGGGCTGGAGGTGATGGCCGCGCAGGTCCAGGGCCTCGTGCCGTCGGGTGGCGGGGTGCGGGTGCGGACGGACGCGGGCGACTGGTTCGCCGGGCAGGTGATCCTCGCGGCGGGCGCGTGGAGCGGCGCGTTAGGCGTGGATGTGGGGGCGCAGCAGGGGCAGGCGCTGCTGCTGCGCGGCGCGGAGGATGTGGGGGCGCGATATGGCCCGCCCGCGCGGGGTTGCTCCCGGTACGCGCTGTCCCGCCCGGACGGCCTGTACGTCGGCGCGACCAGCCGCGACACCTGGGCCACCACACCCGACGCCCACGCGGCCCGCTGGTTGCGTGGCGCCGCCCGGACGCTCGTGCCCGGCGCAGACGGGGCGGAGGTCGCCGCGCACCTCGTGGGCCTGCGCCCGGTCACGCCGGACGGGCGGCCGCTGGTCGGCCAGCACCCCACCCTGCCGGGGGTGCTCGTCGCGGCGGGGCACGGGCGGCACGGGTCGCTCCTCGCCCCGGTCACGGCGGCGCGCGTGCTGGCGCTGGCGGAACGCGGGGTGAAGATGAATTGCGGTGAGCCGCAGGCGAACCCGACCGGAGGGAGAGGCAACAACCACCGGAGTTCAGGAGATGGACGAACGTCCGGTGGTGTCCCGGACGTTCGGGAATCGTATGAATCCGGTGTCAGCGCGTGA
- the thiD gene encoding bifunctional hydroxymethylpyrimidine kinase/phosphomethylpyrimidine kinase, giving the protein MTVPVALTIAGSDSGGGAGIQADLKTFEAHGVYGTSVLTLITAQNTRGVQAAHPLPPELVAAQLRAVLDDFPVAAVKTGALGNAGRVRAVADVLRGRHLPLVVDPVMLAKSGDALLDARALHALRDELLPLATLVTPNVPEWAALRAAGVPDTTPLLLKGGHAPGETVTDELRAHGHHLTLSAARQHTRHTHGTGCTLSAAITANLARGLALPDAVQAAHAYLQAAIRAAPGLGGGHGPLGHRAAGLTLQPRPHPT; this is encoded by the coding sequence GTGACCGTTCCAGTCGCCCTGACCATCGCGGGTTCGGATTCCGGCGGCGGGGCGGGCATCCAGGCGGACCTGAAGACCTTCGAGGCGCACGGCGTGTACGGCACGAGCGTCCTGACGCTGATCACCGCGCAGAACACGCGGGGCGTGCAGGCGGCGCACCCCCTGCCGCCAGAGCTGGTCGCGGCGCAGCTGCGTGCCGTGCTGGACGATTTCCCGGTCGCGGCGGTGAAGACGGGTGCGCTGGGGAACGCGGGGCGGGTGCGCGCGGTCGCAGACGTCCTGCGGGGCCGCCATCTGCCGCTGGTCGTCGATCCGGTCATGCTCGCCAAGAGTGGGGACGCCCTGCTGGACGCCCGCGCCCTGCACGCCCTGCGGGACGAGCTGCTGCCCCTGGCGACACTGGTCACCCCGAACGTCCCCGAATGGGCGGCCCTGCGCGCGGCGGGCGTGCCGGACACCACGCCGCTGCTCCTGAAGGGCGGGCACGCGCCCGGCGAGACCGTCACCGACGAGCTGCGCGCCCACGGGCACCACCTCACGCTGAGCGCGGCGCGGCAGCACACCCGGCACACGCACGGCACCGGCTGCACACTGTCGGCGGCGATCACCGCGAACCTCGCGCGCGGTCTGGCCCTGCCGGACGCGGTGCAGGCCGCGCACGCCTACCTTCAGGCCGCGATCCGCGCTGCGCCGGGGCTGGGCGGGGGGCACGGGCCGCTGGGGCACCGGGCGGCCGGGCTGACCCTGCAACCCAGACCACACCCGACCTAA
- the paaA gene encoding 1,2-phenylacetyl-CoA epoxidase subunit PaaA has product MTHPTPAQTGITPGETAEQHAHFEARIARGEKIEAGDWMPAEYRRQLIRMISQHAHSEVVGMLPEGEWITRAPSLKRKTILMAKVQDEAGHGQYLYHAAETLGATREDMLQALLSGRAKYSSIFNYPTHTWADVGMIGWLVDGAAIKNQTMLAGCSYGPYSRAMVRICSEETFHHKQGKEMIVAYAQGTPEQRAMAQDALNRWWWPAMMMLGPHDADSPNSGVLSKWGIKLKSNDEVRQEFINEHVPELLEAGLTIPDPDLHQDGQGNWRHGPIHWDEFWAVIRGEQGLNRERLGARQAAHDDGAWVRDALQAYADRQRAVAAD; this is encoded by the coding sequence ATGACCCACCCCACCCCCGCCCAGACCGGTATCACACCCGGCGAAACTGCCGAGCAGCACGCCCACTTCGAGGCCCGCATCGCCCGCGGCGAGAAGATCGAGGCCGGCGACTGGATGCCCGCCGAGTACCGCCGCCAGCTCATCCGCATGATCAGCCAGCACGCCCACAGCGAAGTCGTCGGCATGCTCCCCGAAGGCGAATGGATCACCCGCGCGCCCAGCCTGAAACGCAAGACCATCCTCATGGCCAAGGTCCAGGACGAGGCCGGGCACGGCCAGTACCTCTACCACGCCGCCGAAACGCTCGGCGCCACCCGCGAGGACATGCTGCAGGCCCTCCTGAGCGGCAGGGCCAAATACAGCAGCATCTTCAACTACCCCACCCACACCTGGGCGGACGTCGGCATGATCGGCTGGCTCGTGGACGGCGCTGCCATCAAGAACCAGACCATGCTCGCCGGCTGCTCCTACGGCCCGTACAGCCGCGCCATGGTCCGCATCTGCTCGGAGGAAACCTTCCACCACAAGCAGGGCAAGGAAATGATCGTCGCCTACGCCCAGGGCACCCCCGAGCAGCGCGCCATGGCGCAGGACGCCCTGAACCGCTGGTGGTGGCCCGCCATGATGATGCTCGGCCCACACGACGCCGACAGCCCCAACAGCGGCGTCCTGAGCAAATGGGGCATCAAGCTCAAGAGCAACGACGAGGTCCGGCAGGAATTCATCAACGAGCACGTCCCCGAACTGCTCGAAGCGGGCCTCACCATCCCCGACCCGGACCTCCACCAGGACGGGCAGGGCAACTGGCGCCACGGCCCCATCCACTGGGATGAGTTCTGGGCCGTCATCCGCGGCGAGCAGGGCCTCAACAGGGAACGCCTCGGTGCCCGACAGGCCGCCCACGACGACGGCGCCTGGGTGCGCGACGCCCTCCAGGCCTACGCAGACCGCCAGCGCGCAGTCGCGGCCGACTGA
- a CDS encoding phenylacetic acid degradation protein gives MTQPQSSSPDTQWPRWEVFKQDAPNRPHQAVGSVHAGDPQHALLTARNVFVRRPAAVSLWCVREDDILTATPEELTTNSALLDTPGEAGTYHVGVKRTNKRSMTFVDLSGTVQASGSGDALRQAQSLHPDVLAWMVFPETAVVRTDEDPGTVESWFAPAKDKTYKQQQHYGVIGRHVGELKRAGLMPGRAASEEGA, from the coding sequence ATGACTCAACCTCAATCCTCTTCTCCCGACACGCAGTGGCCGCGCTGGGAGGTGTTCAAGCAGGACGCCCCGAACCGCCCGCATCAGGCGGTGGGCAGTGTGCATGCCGGTGATCCCCAGCACGCGCTCCTCACTGCGCGGAACGTGTTCGTGCGCCGCCCGGCGGCCGTGAGCCTCTGGTGCGTCCGTGAGGATGACATCCTGACCGCCACGCCCGAGGAACTGACCACGAATTCCGCGCTGCTGGATACGCCGGGCGAGGCCGGAACGTACCACGTGGGCGTGAAACGCACGAACAAGCGCAGCATGACCTTCGTGGATCTCAGCGGCACCGTGCAGGCCAGCGGGAGCGGCGACGCGCTGCGGCAGGCGCAGAGCCTGCACCCCGACGTGCTCGCCTGGATGGTCTTCCCGGAAACGGCCGTCGTCCGCACGGACGAGGACCCCGGCACCGTCGAGAGCTGGTTCGCGCCCGCGAAAGACAAGACGTACAAGCAGCAGCAGCACTACGGCGTGATCGGCCGTCACGTCGGCGAACTGAAACGCGCCGGGCTGATGCCGGGCCGCGCCGCCAGCGAGGAAGGCGCATGA
- the paaC gene encoding 1,2-phenylacetyl-CoA epoxidase subunit PaaC — MTTTPSISGTELTDTQTRALLLKLTVLADDEIILAHRDGEWTGHAPILEEDIALANIAQDELGHAGLYLSLAQTLGGSDPDQVAFWRGPDDYRNTRLVELPKGDWAFTMVRQFLYDTSEALWLEAATRSTYAPLAEIAAKAVREEKFHVQHTALWVERLALGTPESERRTQAALTELWPHAAQLFQPVEGEAELTASGILTDLNAVHARWSDLVTRHLVDKCGLTLPDAPATQPGRDTHTEHLAPLLEEMQRVARQHPDAEVW; from the coding sequence ATGACCACCACTCCATCCATCAGCGGCACCGAACTGACCGACACGCAGACGCGAGCCCTCCTCCTGAAACTCACGGTCCTGGCCGACGACGAGATCATCCTCGCGCACCGCGACGGCGAGTGGACCGGGCACGCCCCCATCCTGGAAGAGGACATCGCGCTGGCGAACATCGCGCAGGACGAACTCGGGCACGCCGGGCTGTACCTGAGCCTCGCGCAGACCCTCGGCGGCAGCGACCCCGACCAGGTCGCCTTCTGGCGTGGCCCGGACGACTACCGCAACACCCGCCTCGTGGAACTCCCGAAAGGCGACTGGGCATTCACGATGGTCCGGCAGTTCCTGTACGACACCTCCGAAGCGCTGTGGCTGGAGGCCGCCACCCGCAGCACCTACGCGCCCCTGGCAGAAATTGCCGCGAAGGCCGTGCGCGAGGAGAAATTCCACGTGCAGCACACCGCCCTGTGGGTCGAACGCCTCGCCCTGGGCACGCCGGAGAGCGAACGCCGCACCCAGGCCGCCCTGACCGAACTGTGGCCGCACGCCGCGCAGCTCTTCCAGCCCGTCGAGGGCGAGGCCGAGCTGACCGCCTCTGGCATCCTGACCGACCTGAACGCCGTGCACGCCCGCTGGAGCGACCTCGTCACCCGGCACCTCGTGGACAAATGCGGCCTCACCCTCCCCGACGCGCCCGCCACCCAGCCCGGCCGCGACACGCACACCGAGCACCTCGCCCCCCTGCTGGAAGAGATGCAGCGCGTCGCCCGGCAACACCCCGACGCCGAGGTCTGGTGA
- the paaD gene encoding 1,2-phenylacetyl-CoA epoxidase subunit PaaD, whose amino-acid sequence MSITDMGMVRDVTVSDAGRVTVTFTPTFSGCPALHVIRDSIEQAVRDLGVTDVEVRSTLTPPWTTDWINDDARERLRQYGIAPPAPTGEGQLIQLDAEPTRCPRCGSLNVRMTASFGPTLCKRMYVCDTCREPFEGFKSV is encoded by the coding sequence GTGAGCATCACGGACATGGGCATGGTCCGCGACGTGACCGTGAGCGACGCGGGGCGCGTGACGGTGACGTTCACGCCCACCTTCAGCGGCTGCCCCGCCCTGCACGTCATCCGGGACAGCATTGAGCAGGCGGTGCGCGACCTGGGTGTCACGGACGTCGAGGTCCGCAGCACCCTCACCCCCCCCTGGACGACCGACTGGATCAATGACGACGCCCGGGAGCGGCTGCGGCAGTACGGCATCGCGCCCCCCGCCCCCACCGGGGAAGGGCAACTGATTCAGCTGGACGCGGAACCCACCCGCTGCCCCCGCTGCGGCAGCCTGAACGTCCGCATGACCGCCTCGTTCGGCCCGACCCTGTGCAAGCGCATGTACGTCTGCGACACCTGCCGCGAACCCTTCGAGGGCTTCAAGAGCGTATGA
- the map gene encoding type I methionyl aminopeptidase: MTITTQHELDGMTLAGQVVARTLDALRAAVEPGVTPAELDALAGQVFAGFGAFSAPRAEYGAPVNVFISVNDDIVHGLPTHRPLQAGDVVCIDVTPNVGGFVADAAITVAVPPVSPTAARLIEAAEAALARGLNAARAGQPLNGIGRAIQTEVQRRGFTLLPELQGHGVGRAIHEKPDVPNYYRPALRKPLHEGLVIAVEPMISTGRSPRVRTRRDGWTLATTDGGLAAHVEHTIMITKGKPVILTA; encoded by the coding sequence ATGACGATCACCACGCAGCATGAACTGGACGGCATGACCCTCGCCGGGCAGGTCGTCGCCCGCACCCTGGACGCCCTGCGCGCCGCCGTCGAACCGGGCGTGACGCCCGCCGAACTGGACGCCCTGGCCGGGCAGGTGTTCGCGGGGTTCGGGGCGTTCTCCGCCCCGCGGGCCGAGTACGGCGCGCCCGTGAACGTGTTCATCAGCGTGAACGACGACATCGTCCACGGCCTGCCCACCCACCGCCCGCTTCAGGCGGGGGACGTGGTGTGCATCGACGTCACGCCGAACGTCGGCGGGTTCGTCGCGGACGCCGCCATCACGGTCGCCGTGCCGCCCGTCTCCCCCACCGCCGCCCGCCTCATCGAGGCTGCCGAGGCTGCCCTGGCGCGCGGACTGAACGCCGCCCGCGCCGGACAACCCCTGAACGGCATCGGGCGCGCCATTCAGACCGAGGTTCAGCGCCGGGGCTTCACCCTCCTGCCGGAACTTCAGGGGCACGGCGTGGGCCGCGCCATCCACGAGAAACCCGACGTCCCGAACTACTACCGCCCCGCACTCCGCAAACCCCTGCACGAGGGCCTCGTGATCGCCGTGGAACCCATGATCAGCACCGGCAGAAGCCCCCGAGTCCGCACCCGCCGCGACGGCTGGACGCTCGCCACCACCGACGGCGGCCTCGCCGCCCACGTCGAACACACCATCATGATCACCAAAGGGAAACCGGTGATCCTGACGGCATGA